The window GTCATCGCCGCGTCCGCCCAGCCCGCGTTCCTGCAACAGCAGGGCGAGCCGCGCCGCCTCGCCCTCGCAGCCGTGCTCCGCCCCGAAGAGCAGCATGGCGGCAGAGGCCGGGTCGAGCGGGAGCGCGGCCATCTGCTGCCCACGCGCCGTGATCTTCCCGTCACCGTCCAAAGCGCCGAGCTCCTTCAACGTCACCCTCGCCGCGGCGACAGAGGGCGCGGGGGGCACGTCGAGCCACGGCAGCGATGCAGGATCGCTCGACCCCCATTTCGCCAGCGTCAGCACCAGCGGGGCGAGGTCCGACGTTGCCATTTCCGGAGGGTCGAATGCGGGACGCCCCGCATGGCCACCCTCTTCCCACAGGCGATAGGCGACACCCGGCCCTTGCCGCGCCGCGCGGCCTGCGCGCTGTACTGCGGCGGCCTGGCTCGCGCGGTGAGTGACGAGGTGCGTGGTCCCCGCAGCCCGGTCGAATTCCGCACGGCGTAAAAGGCCTGAATCGACAACGACGGATACCCCGTCGAGCGTCAGCGATGTCTCCGCAATCGCGGTGGCAAGCACGATGCGTCGGCGCCCCTCGGGATCGCGGCGGATTGCGGCGCGCTGTTCGGCGGGCTGGACCTGCCCGTGCAACGGCAGGACCAGTGCGGAGGGGAGCCGGACTTCCAGCCGTTCCCGCGTGCGTTCGATTTCCCCCACGCCCGGCAGGAAGGCGAGGATATCCCCCTCCTCCTCGCGCCAGGCCTGCGAGATCGCTGCCGCCATGGCGTCTTCGACCCGTTCCTGCGGGGAAGAGCCGAGCCAGACGGTCCGCAGCGGGTAGGCCCGCCCCTCGCTCTCGACGACCGGCGTGCCGTCGCCGACCAGCGCGGCGAACCGCGCACCATCGATCGTCGCCGACATGACCAGCACGCGCAAATCCTCGCGCAGTACGGCGCGGCTTTCCAGCGCGAGCGCAAGGCCGAGATCGCTGTCGAGATGCCGCTCGTGCGCCTCGTCGAACAGCACGGCCGAAACGCCGGAGAGCTCGGGATCGTCGAGGATCATGTTGACGAAGATCGCCTCCGTCACGACCAGCACGCGGGTCGTGGAGCTGCGCTTGCTGTCGAGGCGCGTCAGGTAGCCGATCGTCTGGCCTGCCTTCTCGCCCAGCAATTCGGCCATGCGTTCAGCCGCTGCACGCGCGGCAACGCGGCGGGGCGAGGTCAGGATGACTGTCCCCTCGCACCAGTCCTCGCCCAGCAGGGCGGGCGCCACGACAGTCGTTTTGCCCGCCCCCGGCGGAGCGACGAGCACGGCACCGGTGCCGCTGCGCAGTGCCGCGAGCAGGTCCGGCAAGACAGCATGGATGGGAAGATCGTCAGCCACGAAGCGGCTCTTTGCACAGCGGCGGGTTTTGTGCAGCCCTTCCCGCCCGCTTTTTCTCACATGGGGTTGAAATCCTTGAGGAACACCAAGGCGTTTGGAGAAATGGCGCAAATGCTGGTATTTCCCCCGCTCCTTGCTCTTTCATTCGGGTGGAGGGGGTGAGGTGGTCCCGGGGATTGATCAGCGCAAAAGCGCACGGCGGGACACCGATAAAGCAAGGGAGAAAACCATGAAGAAGATGATGACCGCCCTGGCGGCATTTACCCTCGTGGCGGGGGCAACCGCCTGTTCCGAAACTGCGGATACGGAGGCGGCCAGCACGGAAGCAGGCTCCATCGCCGGCGAATGGAAGGCCGATATCGAATCGGCCAGTTTCGAAAACGACAACCGCGACTGGGTGCTCGCCGACGGGCAGTACCAGTGCAACAGCTGCCTGCCGCCCTACGGCTTCGCCGCCGATGGCAAGTGGCAGACGGTCGACCGTCCCGGCACGGACAGCCAGATGATCGAGGTGGTCGACGAACGCACAGTCAAGTTCTCCAGCCGCTTCAAGGGCGAGGACACCGGCAGTTCGACGATGACCATCAGCGAAGACGGGCAGACCGCAACGGTCGAATGGACCGACCTGTCCGGCGACACTCCGGTCAACGGCAAGTCGACCTTCACGCGCACCGCAGCCGGTCCGGAGGGCTCGCACGCCATGTCGGGCAAGTGGACGACGGCAGCCATCGATTCCATCGACGAGGCCGGCCTCAAGTTCACCTTCGCGCTCGACGGCGATACGCTGAGCAACAGCGGCAATGGCAGCAGCTGGACCGCAACGCTCGGCGGTGAACCGGTGGCGATCGAAGGTGACAATTCGGGCACCATGGTCGCGGTCGAGAAGACCGGCGACAACAGCTACCGCGAAACCTATTCGCGTGACGGTGAAACGCTTTCCGTCACCGAACTGACGGTCGAGGGCGACAAGCTCAAGGGCGTGAGCACGGATTCGCGCGACGGCAGCAAGGTGACCTGGACCGCAACGCGCCAGTAAGCCTTAGGGCCTGTAAACGAAGCCCCGGCCCTGCATTGCGCAGTGCCGGGGTTTTGCTTGGGATCAGTAGCCGCGCGACACGGCGAAGAGGGCCGCCTGCGTCATGGCCTGGCGCGCCTTGCCGTCGGGGAAGATCGAGAGCGCGTCGATCGCGCGCTGGGCAAAGTGCCGCGCCCGCGCCTTGGTGTCGGCCACGGCATTGTGGCTATCGATCAGGCGGATCGCCTCTTCAAGATCGGCATCGCTGGTCCGGAAACCGCCGATGGCAGCCTTCCAGAAAGTGCGTTCCTCCTCGTTGCCGCGCGCATAGGCGAGGATGACCGGCAGGGTCATCTTGCCTTCGCGGAAGTCGTCGCCGCGATCCTTGCCCATCTGCGCCGCATCGGCATCGTAATCGAGCGCGTCGTCGACCAGCTGGAAGGCAACGCCGAGGTTGCGGCCGTATTCGTCGAGCGCGCGTTCCTCTTCCTCGTTGCACTCCGCCACCACGGCGGCGATCCGGCTGGCGGCCGCAAACAGCGCCGCGGTCTTGGCACGGATGATGTGGAGGTAGCGTTCTTCCGAAGTGTCGATCTTGCGCTGGGCAGTAAGCTGGTCGACCTCGCCTTCCGCGATGATCGCCGAGGCGCCCGACAGGATCCTGAGCACCTTCAGGCTGCCGTCCTCGGTCATCAGTTCGAAGCTGCGGCTGAACAGGAAATCGCCCACCAGCACGGTCGCCGGATTCCCGAAGATGATGTTGGCCGCCGCCTTGCCGCGGCGCAGGTCGCTGCCGTCGACCACGTCGTCGTGCAGCAGCGTGGCGGTGTGGATGAATTCAACCGCCGCAGCCAGCTTGTAGTGGCGCGTGCCGCTGTATCCGACCAGTTCCGCCCCGGCGAGCGTAAGCATGGGGCGCAGGCGCTTGCCCCCGCCCGAAATCAGGTGGCCGGCCAGCGCCGGGATGAGGGGCACTTCGCTCTGCATCCGGTCGAGGATGACCTGGTTGACTTGGTTCATGCCCGACGCGGTCAGCGCCAGCATAGGCTCGATCGAGGGCTCGGGCCCTTTGCGCGGGAGAGGTACGACGTCGGCTGTCATTTCGGCTTGGCCATGGTCTGCACTTGCTTTCTTGGCAAGCGGGGAATTGATGATAGCGTGCTTCACATGACCAACGCGCCAGCCCAAGATCCGGTCCTCGCCGGGTATCGCAAGAGCATCGACAACATCGACGCGGCCATCGTGCACATGCTTGCCGAGCGGTTCCGCATCACGCAGGCCGTCGGCGCATACAAGGCCAAGGCAACGCTGCCTGCGGCCGACCTCTCGCGCGAACAGGAACAGATCGCGCG of the Qipengyuania gaetbuli genome contains:
- the hrpB gene encoding ATP-dependent helicase HrpB, whose protein sequence is MADDLPIHAVLPDLLAALRSGTGAVLVAPPGAGKTTVVAPALLGEDWCEGTVILTSPRRVAARAAAERMAELLGEKAGQTIGYLTRLDSKRSSTTRVLVVTEAIFVNMILDDPELSGVSAVLFDEAHERHLDSDLGLALALESRAVLREDLRVLVMSATIDGARFAALVGDGTPVVESEGRAYPLRTVWLGSSPQERVEDAMAAAISQAWREEEGDILAFLPGVGEIERTRERLEVRLPSALVLPLHGQVQPAEQRAAIRRDPEGRRRIVLATAIAETSLTLDGVSVVVDSGLLRRAEFDRAAGTTHLVTHRASQAAAVQRAGRAARQGPGVAYRLWEEGGHAGRPAFDPPEMATSDLAPLVLTLAKWGSSDPASLPWLDVPPAPSVAAARVTLKELGALDGDGKITARGQQMAALPLDPASAAMLLFGAEHGCEGEAARLALLLQERGLGGRGDDLEARLSRWNTDRSGRADASRKLAARWAERARELVGEHRREVVPLAILLAAGRPEFIVKRRDGSGESWIAAGGRGFALDPASPFARADFLVIGDAQGQAKGARITAAIAVDERELERWLPERIERKSVARWNGNRIEARIERRLGAITLATGPDPAPDEAAIVDSLLEKALEDAGKLVPRELAARARYAGIKALDPASLAGQADLWLAPLLAGRRDLDIPKGRLVDALLGLLDWDERQRLDREAPREFTSPAGTTHAIDYTGDDAPCTEVRVQALFGLERHPMVGDTPLLLKLTSPAGRPIQATRDLPGFWRGSWADVRKDMRGRYPKHRWPEEPWTEKPSLKTKNAFSKSEG
- a CDS encoding polyprenyl synthetase family protein, with protein sequence MTADVVPLPRKGPEPSIEPMLALTASGMNQVNQVILDRMQSEVPLIPALAGHLISGGGKRLRPMLTLAGAELVGYSGTRHYKLAAAVEFIHTATLLHDDVVDGSDLRRGKAAANIIFGNPATVLVGDFLFSRSFELMTEDGSLKVLRILSGASAIIAEGEVDQLTAQRKIDTSEERYLHIIRAKTAALFAAASRIAAVVAECNEEEERALDEYGRNLGVAFQLVDDALDYDADAAQMGKDRGDDFREGKMTLPVILAYARGNEEERTFWKAAIGGFRTSDADLEEAIRLIDSHNAVADTKARARHFAQRAIDALSIFPDGKARQAMTQAALFAVSRGY
- a CDS encoding chorismate mutase, translating into MTNAPAQDPVLAGYRKSIDNIDAAIVHMLAERFRITQAVGAYKAKATLPAADLSREQEQIARLRRLAEESELDPEFSEKFLRFIIDEVIRHHERAREA